The proteins below come from a single Mytilus edulis chromosome 5, xbMytEdul2.2, whole genome shotgun sequence genomic window:
- the LOC139524697 gene encoding uncharacterized protein: protein MSMNLETEVLFKRGAKSRNGYTQTNGSLLVPVESHIDRKLLVSSDFTLDGNLPLATEHHSHRNLRNSSDSQCNGRFRASSGGTGNETDDEYYTDEEDEVFINGGIHIDKFSSKPLMYPRNRPKLKKYAKYHCDNCTCRNRKNIKPVICCFCLMASIGCMITLLVFYFNDTNYIKSENLNTKTSKTDSLGYNLVGCNNIKVEDVWIVGLPKLNTESSFRLVDVNSDGILDVIFGFGTGADGYFVSDIVCDIYFGVKAPCFGGMMALDGLTGKELWRHYSIHELFGINCNEDLNNDGILDCTGGGRAGAFDAVSGKDGTLLWTFDKQEAKNEIMNLYTSQVVKDLDGDGIRDILAIHGGDPLQDPGSKFRLSGRIVFFSGKTGKVLQWVGVPDDKESYYSPQVYQLIDGLEIVLFGTGGETHGGSLWYISLDNLYKGEIDKAQKIYSDEFKGVMTPPVLLDLTGDGVEDIVMAMFNSSVLAIDGMSFKVIWNYTHPMSESYNTPAPGYYNEDNIPDFMIKYANGPGFPLYYFSDTTILDGKTGLPLINPAIRDSVGAQASPLSISVEGFGNDIFLYWMSDCLNFEGKGGKFEFVKGTNVHEQSRSDFCRLRYKTQGYSKIYAISKNTPSPGTSVYYSIDRKEVEHSKWVNTTQEALNFIKKHPEHQKDYEYYKLNSEQDKQEIVIDRFKDINRLKNEGKKEYVYQPPLQTDDKDVSRKTSPNQGFQYKYDSFNDPGDFSDYEEDGDVLGNRYPSFSEIYDDLYKHNSELDKKHKNNKNSYHPHMRRNSKTYSKDKKTHYKRGRRRRHVGPHDNEGLQRLLSTGTLAPTTLHINHPDYNNSIELIFGTYWFFPADTHVVLPEDKECISKKLSQEKQRFSPLSEYYGMDHDAYEHVITQECLKKSGRGHEDHEDRTYESQTTYNPYNVHMGQMTVYRLRLTCSCANLTENQVCSRILPFDKQQWYAYMGNKGDSHWKPRDI from the exons ATGTCAATGAACTTGGAAACGGAAGTTTTATTCAAGAGAGGAGCTAAGAGTAGAAATGGTTACACACAAACTAATGGATCATTGCTGGTTCCTGTCGAAAGTCATATCGACAGGAAACTTCTCGTTTCGTCTGATTTCACTCTTGACGGAAATTTACCCCTGGCAACAGAACATCATTCACATAGAAACCTTCGGAACTCATCAGACAGTCAGTGCAATGGACGATTTCGAGCGTCATCCGGGGGAACTGGTAACGAAACCGACGACGAATATTATACAGACGAAGAAGATGAAGTGTTTATAAATGGAGGGATACATATTGATAAATTTTCCTCTAAACCTTTAATGTATCCCCGTAATAGACCTAAACTTAAAAAATATGCTAAATATCATTGCGACAATTGTACCTGTAGGAATAGAAAAAACATCAAGCCTGTGATCTGTTGCTTTTGTTTGATGGCATCCATTGGATGTATGATAACGTTACTggttttttatttcaatgatacGAACTATATAAAGAGTGAGAATTTGAACACAAAGACATCTAAAACAGATAGTTTGGGATACAATCTGGTAGGGTGTAATAACATTAAAGTTGAAGACGTGTGGATTGTTGGTTTACCTAAACTCAATACAGAATCTTCATTTAGATTAGTGGATGTTAATAGTGATGGAATATTGGATGTTATATTTGGCTTCGGCACTG GTGCCGATGGATACTTTGTATCTGATATTgtctgtgatatatattttggCGTAAAAGCTCCATGCTTTGGTGGAATGATGGCATTAGACGGTTTAACAGGGAAGGAACTTTGGCGCCATTATTCCATACACGAACTTTTCGGAATTAATTGCAATGAAGATTTAAATAATGATGGGATTCTTGACTGTACTGGAGGCGGAAGAGCTGGG GCATTTGATGCTGTCAGTGGAAAAGATGGAACCTTATTATGGACATTTGACAAACAGGaagctaaaaatgaaataatgaatttATATACGTCTCAAGTAGTTAAAGACCTTGATGGGGATGGTATCAGAGATATATTAGCAATTCATGGAGGTGATCCATTACAAGACCCAGGAAGTAAATTCCGACTGTCGGGGAGAATTGTTTTCTTCAGTGGGAAAACGGGAAAAGTACTGCAATGGGTTGGAGTACCCGACGACAAGGAATCCTATTATTCGCCACAAGTTTATCAATTGATAGACGGACTAGAAATAGTTTTATTCGGAACAGGAGGTGAAACGCATGGTGGATCATTGTGGTATATTTCATTGGATAATCTTTACAAAGGAGAAATTGACAAG GCACAAAAGATCTATTCAGATGAATTCAAAGGTGTAATGACACCACCTGTATTACTCGACCTAACGGGAGATGGCGTTGAAGATATTGTTATGGCAATGTTTAATTCTAGCGTTTTAGCGATAGATGGAATGTCATTCAAGGTCATATGGAATTACACACATCCAATGTCCGAGTCTTATAA tACGCCTGCTCCTGGTTATTACAATGAGGACAATATACCAGACTTTATGATTAAATACGCCAATGGTCCAGGATTTCCGTTATACTACTTTTCTGAC ACTACAATCTTAGATGGAAAAACTGGTCTTCCCCTAATAAATCCAGCTATTCGTGATTCTGTAGGAGCGCAAGCATCACCACTGTCAATAAGTGTTGAGGGATTTGGCAATGATATTTTCTTGTACTGGATGTCTGATTGTCTCAATTTTGAGGGAAAAGGAGGGAAATTTGAATTCGTAAAAG GTACCAATGTTCATGAACAAAGTAGATCCGATTTCTGCCGTTTGAGATATAAAACCCAAGGATATAGCAAGATATACGCCATAAGCAAGAACACTCCATCACCTGGAACATCAGTCTACTATTCTA TTGACAGAAAAGAAGTTGAACATTCTAAATGGGTGAATACCACACAAGAAGCATTAAATTTCATCAAGAAACATCCAGAACACCAGAAAGATTATGAATATTATAAACTGAATTCTGAGCAGGACAAACAAGAAATAGTTATAGATAGGTTTAAG GATATAaacagattgaaaaatgaagGAAAGAAAGAATATGTTTATCAACCGCCTTTACAAACAGATGACAAAGACGTTTCCAGGAAAACATCCCCCAATCAAGGATTTCAGTATAAATATGATAGTTTCAATGACCCTGGGGATTTCTCTGATTACGAAGAAGATGGTGATGTTCTTGGTAATCGTTATCCATCGTTCAGTGAAATTTATGATGATTTATATAAACACAATTCTGAATtagataaaaaacataaaaataataagaattcataCCATCCACATATGAGGAGAAATAGTAAAACATATTCTAAAGACAAAAAGACACATTATAAACGTGGACGGAGACGTAGACATGTGGGTCCACATGATAATGAAGGACTACAAAGGCTCTTGTCCACTGGTACTTTGGCGCCTACCACTCTACATATAAATCATCCCGATTATAATAATTCGATAGAACTCATATTTGGAACATACTGGTTCTTTCCCGCGGATACCCACGTGGTACTTCCAGAAGATAAAGAATGCATTTCTAAAAAGTTGTCACAggaaaaacaaagattttctcCATTAA gTGAATATTATGGGATGGATCATGATGCTTATGAGCACGTTATCACACAAGAATGCCTTAAAAAGAGCGGAAGAGGACACGAAGACCACGAAGACAGAACGTATGAAAGTCAAACGACATACAATCCTTACAATGTCCATATGGGCCAGATGACTGTTTATAG GTTGCGATTGACATGTTCTTGTGCAAATTTAACAGAAAATCAAGTTTGTAGTAGAATACTTCCGTTTGATAAACAACAATGGTATGCTTACATGGGAAATAAAGGAGACAGTCATTGGAAACCAAGAGACATATGA